Genomic DNA from Bosea sp. (in: a-proteobacteria):
CGTCCCGGCGTCATGCGCAGCAGCGCGCCGGTGCTGCAGGGCATCCGCTCGCTCATGCTGCTGCTCTCGACCGTCTTCAACTTCCTCGCCCTGCAATATCTCCAGCTCGCCGAAGCCATCGCCATCATCTTCACGACGCCGCTGCTGATCGCCTTGCTTTCGGGCCCGCTGCTGGGCGAATGGCCCGGACCGCGCCGCATGATCGCCATCGGCGTGGGCTTCGTCGGCGTGCTGGTGGTGACGCGGCCCGGCCATGGCGGGCTGCATCCTGCCGCCATCCTCTCGGTGATGGGCGTGGTCTGCTACGCCTTCTACAACCTCAGCACCCGCAAGCTGGCCAGCCATGACAGCAGCGAGACCACGATGGTCTATTCGGGCGCGGCCGGGGTGCTGCTGGTGACGCCGGCCATGGCCTGGCTCTGGACGACGCCCGATTCCGCGCTGGTCTGGGGCCTGATGCTGCTGATGGGCGCTTGCGGCGGCTTTGGCCACTGGCTGGTCATCAAGGCGCACCGGCTGGCCCCGGCAAGCGTGCTGGCGCCCTTCATCTACACCCAGCTGGTCTGGATGCTGATCCTGGGCTGGCAGGTCTTCGGCCAATGGCCCGATGCATGGACCCTTGGCGGCGGGATGATCGTCGTCTCCTCCGGGCTCTATCTGCTTTACCGCGAGCGCGTGCGCGGGGTGGACGCCAAGCCGGTGGCGTGACAGGTCAATTCATGACCCGCCACGGCCTGGACGGCT
This window encodes:
- a CDS encoding DMT family transporter, producing MFTVISCSGSSQPVTATPSNADLARSQRLKGIALMCAALAIFSVLDASAKWISQHMHPMQAVWARYAVSVLLVMVLINPWTRPGVMRSSAPVLQGIRSLMLLLSTVFNFLALQYLQLAEAIAIIFTTPLLIALLSGPLLGEWPGPRRMIAIGVGFVGVLVVTRPGHGGLHPAAILSVMGVVCYAFYNLSTRKLASHDSSETTMVYSGAAGVLLVTPAMAWLWTTPDSALVWGLMLLMGACGGFGHWLVIKAHRLAPASVLAPFIYTQLVWMLILGWQVFGQWPDAWTLGGGMIVVSSGLYLLYRERVRGVDAKPVA